Proteins co-encoded in one Rosa rugosa unplaced genomic scaffold, drRosRugo1.1 SCAFFOLD_179, whole genome shotgun sequence genomic window:
- the LOC133724225 gene encoding F-box protein CPR1-like yields MEYLPQDLIDEIVLRLPVKCLIRFSFVSKLWKAVIHSKDFIRKHRQRFNLNHLNDFALIRHHVESDPHDHFYSVTFSGDDTTLEEERLKHPLYSLEESDRLGLQSGIVALCNGLILLHVRSKKYDLGLFLWNPMISKHKIIPTPFKWARGQFSNRMYGLGYHSAEDDLKVLVLTEDYDNRSNSLFGQRNLTMDLKVYSVALNRWKRIEKLPPSNLRIYVNHQSNMVSMNDSRVAWLMRDNDQLDLYMVVTFDLVKEEYQFFRVPILIRGPGVVKLMAFGGFLCFLRCYTGVCINVWFTKDCDSCWSLEPVVLNCKPLFFDGERFLLNQLNHDGNDKLTWYNIKTQKHDYGTEIRRHTRSNRCTETTLCVGDLSLLLDADPDGRRSYFGHVF; encoded by the coding sequence ATGGAGTACCTCCCGCAGGACCTAATAGATGAAATTGTTTTAAGACTCCCTGTGAAGTGTCTAATCCGATTTTCTTTCGTTTCAAAGCTATGGAAGGCTGTCATCCACAGCAAAGACTTCATTCGAAAGCATCGTCAACGCTTTAATCTCAACCACTTAAATGATTTTGCCCTCATTCGCCATCATGTTGAATCTGATCCTCATGATCACTTCTATTCTGTAACCTTTTCTGGTGATGATACCACGTTAGAAGAAGAACGATTGAAGCATCCATTATATTCCCTCGAAGAAAGTGATAGACTTGGGCTTCAATCTGGCATCGTTGCTCTTTGCAATGGATTGATTTTACTTCATGTTAGAAGTAAGAAATATGATCTTGGTCTCTTTTTATGGAACCCCATGATTTCAAAGCATAAAATTATACCCACCCCCTTCAAATGGGCACGAGGACAATTCTCGAATCGGATGTACGGATTGGGCTATCATTCTGCTGAAGATGACTTGAAGGTGTTGGTTCTTACCGAAGATTATGATAATAGGTCGAATTCTCTTTTTGGACAAAGAAATTTGACGATGGATTTAAAAGTCTACAGCGTAGCATTAAACAGATGGAAAAGGATAGAAAAGCTTCCACCCAGTAATCTTCGAATTTATGTAAATCATCAATCGAATATGGTGTCAATGAACGATTCTCGTGTAGCTTGGCTGATGAGAGACAATGATCAATTAGATCTGTACATGGTTGTGACTTTTGATCTTGTGAAGGAGGAGTATCAGTTTTTTCGTGTTCCGATTCTTATTCGGGGTCCGGGAGTAGTAAAACTGATGGCATTCGGAGGCTTCTTATGCTTTTTGCGCTGTTATACAGGTGTCTGTATAAATGTTTGGTTTACAAAAGATTGCGATTCTTGCTGGTCGTTGGAGCCTGTTGTGTTGAATTGCAAGCCTTTATTCTTTGATGGTGAGAGGTTTCTCTTGAACCAGTTGAACCATGATGGCAATGATAAACTGACTTGGTACAATATAAAGACACAAAAACATGATTATGGGACAGAAATTCGTCGGCATACTCGCAGCAATCGGTGTACAGAAACAACTCTATGTGTGGGAGACCTCAGTCTTCTACTTGATGCTGATCCTGATGGTCGTCGTAGCTACTTTGGCCATGTATTTTAG